Part of the Choloepus didactylus isolate mChoDid1 chromosome 10, mChoDid1.pri, whole genome shotgun sequence genome is shown below.
CTGCTACTTGATGAAAACAGGGTACTTTAAGGGCTAGATTTGGCAGATAGGTGCTGTTGATCCCTCCAAATGAAATCCTTGAATTATTAACTCCATCATGAAATAGACTCCTAAACTATAGGAATGATATCCAGAATCTGTGGATGAAAGGGCTAAAAGTCAGGGTTGAAGGAGTGATATTTCTAGAAATTCCATGTGGGAAAACCAAGATGATTTAGGGCAGGAGTAGTCAGAAAGGCAGGGAGAGGGTAGAGTGAGAAGGGAGTGGGGGTTCAGAGGTTTGGAATGGATTTTAGAAAACCAATGCTAGTGCATAAACCAAGAATAATCTGAAAACTTCCAGAGTGTTTACATGCAAACAGAGACCAACATCCACATGTGGCATGAATTAGGGATTCCTGTGTTTTAGAACCAGGGAGGGAATGTAAAACTCTGAACACTGGGGGCTACTTAACATATAAAACTCCATGGTTTTCGTGTTCATTTCTGTAAGATATCCGTATCAATATCTTCTTTATTGGCAATAGCCATAGTTCCTTATTTTGACACTGAAAGATGAGAATCCTCCCCACATTTCTCTTAGAGCACACTGTATGTTTTTTCTTGGTTTTACCTTGGGCATACTCCCAGGTGAAAGTTTATTTAGGAGAGGTAGGTCTCGGCAAGTGGACAAGACTGCAGTCTCATGGTTTCTTTTTCCATCCTCAGCATTGACTACTTTGTGCTTGGCCTGCCtgaatgtgaaacaccagaggAAGACCTTTGATGGCTGAGATACTGACAATGCGACCACTGGTGAGAAGGGAATTGCTATGTCTACCAAAAGTACATCCCCTGCCAAGATATGGGCAGATTTCTCCTGTTGGCCTAGTTATTCTATGTACACTCAGAAGATAGTCACCAATCTGAGATCCACTTAAGTTTCCACAGGACTCGGATAGATAATTATGGTGGCTAGGGACTAAGAAATAGTATCCTTTGCAACATTTACACTAATTTGTTCCAGCCTCCACTTAGCCTGTGTATTCACAGAAGGCATGTGAGTAGATTTACTTTTCCTCAAGCAGCCCATGGTCTGAGTGGAGAAGTGATTTGCTTATTAACTATATTAGTGATTTAATGTGCATAGGATTGTGGTGTGTACAGTGATAGAAAAGATTTTGTAAAAGCACACCTTGACAGTCCAACAAGGAGGCACATGTTTCATCAGGGGAGTTCAATCTAGTGTTAAGGTGCTGGGGTGAGGGACATGCATTGTTCAGGAGAGCACAAGAAATGGGTAAGCCCAAAAAGgcaatgaaaaataattctttcCTCAAATAGTAAATTTGATGgaatgtatttgcatattttgaaaagatatttaacaTTCTCATTAACACATAGTCCTCCATCACCAATTTTCTCTCTTTGTAAATaacttttatataattttgataAGTGGAAGCAAGTGAATAGGGGatattgtttccttaatttaGACAGTGCATATAGGAGTAtagcaaaatagtaaaatttATGGCCCTGTGAACATTTTTTAAGAACTGGAGAAAACAGAACCAGTAAAAGCACTAATTTATTCTTGAACAGAGATAACAAGAGAGACATTGAAAATTGGTATTTGGAGGTCTGAGAGAATATTGAGTACAGGAGGAAGAGTCTGACTAGGACCATACTTCAGTATAGCATTCTCAGGGGCCCCCTGGCTTGCTCTGTCGAACTATCTACCTTTGTCTTACAATGAACACATGAGATTTGtagagttgaaagaggaagaaccTCCAGATCCCAACTTCCCTATGAAGCTGATGTGCAGaatgtttctttatgtttttatttctgctttttaaagaaataatagagcTATCACTTGTACTAAATGAGTGTTGGTTACTCAGGAAGCAGTTTATACCACAGCTCATTGAAACTTTCAGAACTCTTGACAGTTTGTTAAatcattttatagttgagaaaactgaagacATTGAGGGGAATAAGCTAACCACAGTCGTTAAAAATGTCAGATCGATACTGCTTGCATTGGCATGAATATGTAGATTTACTTGAAATTGGTGAGCAGAGTTTTAGTTCTGAATACTCAGGTGCAAATATTATAATCCCCACCTAGAAATATAATTACCAGTATTTTAGGAATCTTCAAGGTTATGTCACACCACAGTTCTTGTGATATTGCCTTATAATGAAATTTTATGTGTTCAGAGTTTGTTTCTTTGTAAGAGAGATGCTAGGTTAGCATTGAGAATGAACTTACTGGAACCACAAACATAGTTTGAGCTTTCTATACAAGTGGCCCTCCCTTCTTCAATGTGCCATCTCAACCATGCTATTCTAGACATTGGTAGGGATGGCCTTGTTTGAACCAGAATGTCCATGTTGATttaggaatcagtgaccttcaaAGATTTAGCTATAGACTTCACATGTGAAGAGTGGGCCCTGCTGGACACttcccagagaaagctgttccGAGATGtcatgctggagaatatcaatcatctTGTTTCCCTGGGTGAGTCTATCAAAATtctgtttatgtatgtatttaattatttatcGATCAAATCTATCCATCGTCTATTCAAGAAGTATCTAGAATAGCTTTCCCATTTGCCAAGTCTCTTATTACACTTAAAATTATCTTaaatttgtttcttctgtttttatttatatctctTTTGTCATACCAGTATAATCTAATCTTCCTGATGAAAATTTTGTATCTTTCTTGCTACTCAATCCCAATAGTCACAACAGTCCTGAATACTCCATGAATAGTATTGCAGTTGATAAAGCAATGGATTAAATATTCTCTAATTATTATGCTCTAGGAACTATGATGAGGTTTCAGAACACAATATACGATAacagattttattttccatatagaTTGTTCTGGTGGAGCTTATGtttattggattttttaaaaataatattattcaaCCAATGTGGGAAcataatttctcctttttaaaaaggcTGCAGATAATTGCAGTCTTTGACCTTTGGCATGGGCATCAATAGCCAGAGGTCCCTAATGACTCTTGGCACAAGGTTAAGAGTCAGGATTGCAAATATCCTATGTTCAAAGTATGTTTCCCTGTGCTAACCTTCAGTGTTTACTTTATTCTACATCCTGCCCTGGACTTGATGATCACAGACTTTTGTCAGCCTAGAACTCAAAATCTGTGTTTCTCTTTCCCATAAACAGGGTATCAGCTCTGTAAGTCAGATGTGACCTCCCAGTTGGAGCAAGGAGAGGAACTGTGGAGAGACGGATTAGGATTTCTCCATGGCCAGAGTCCAGGCAAGTTACAGGAACCTGTGCTTAAATACGACAAGGGACCTGGTGAATGAATGTGCAGGTCCTTGAAATATCATCTGAAGAATTCCTTAAATGAGTGATAGATGTTCTGTGACATCAAGGAAACATTTCCTCAAGTGGTTTCATTATTCCATGGATGTGCCATCTCTTCAAATATTCATCTGTCATTGTCTTTGGCTTGGGGTAAAAACATATTAATGTGGTTATTCAAGTTAAAGTTCACATAATATCCCTTGTCCTGATCCTCTTCTTGAGGATTTTCCCACTCTTTACCTCCCCAACATCCAatcttcttttttcccccaactttaaaacagaaaatactaTAGTTAATATCCTTAAGTTTCTATGTTTTAGAGTATATCTTAATTTTACATTCCTTCCCCCATCTTAAGTGTCAATATTTGAAATACACATTGgggcatatttttcattttcatttttttttttcattctgctaATGCCACTGTAGCAATgggtacttttttaaaaaattaatttaggtaTGGAACGTGACCTTAAAAAACAAGAATTGATATCCATGCAACATATCTACAGGAAGGATACATCCACCATCCTGTCAAAGGTAAGCTTCATGTATATGAACCCTGGTCACATCCAAATATAAAACCTAGTGTGGAATAAGTTAGGAACTCAGCAAAATCaccaaaatataattaaaattgtgGTTAAGAACTATCCCAGCATAAAGTTTTGGATAGTTTCACTTTAAGGAAAATTAACCTGAGCTCAAAACCATAAGTTGAGGTTTATAGAAGGGCAGTTACATAAATGTGGCTTATATATCTAGTCTTTGAAACATaagtattcaaaataatttagctCTACAGTTAtaataatacaaaagaaaatatctatGCATGCAAAATAGTAACACACCATGTTTTGTAActaatgtgaaaatatttaagtAGAAATTCACTTATTAGTCTATATTCATATGTAGAGAattgatgaataaaaatatacaggaaaacttttaacagtttcttctctccttctcaaCAGCAGATTTCTCACACTGGAAAGGATCAATTTAAATGTAATGATTTGGAAGAGAATTTCATTCACAGCTCTACATTGACTCAGTATATATCGACTCACACAGGAAAAAAACTCTGTGTCAGCAAACAATTTCGAAAAGCCCTCAGTGACCGCTCATCCTTTAATCGACATAAGCACATTCACACTAGAAATAAATCATTTGACTGTCAtatatgtgggaaagacttcagaAGAAGTTATgtccttaggcaacatgagagaactcacactggagagaaaccatatgccTGCCAtatatgtggaaaagccttcagtcagTCTTCAAAGCTcaggcaacatgagagaattcacactggacaGAAACCATATGCCTGCCATgtttgtgggaaagccttcagtcaatcTTCCAACCTTAGACGACATGACagaactcatactggagagaaaccttatggctgccatctatgtggaaaaACATTCAGTCAGTGTTCTACACTTagaaaacatgagagaactcacagtgGAGAGAAAACATGTGAATGCCAtctctgtgggaaagccttcagtcaataTTCTGCCCTTAGGCAACATAAGAGTACCCTcaatggagagaaaccatatgaatgtcatGCTTGTGGGAAGGACTTCACTAATAGTTCTCATATTAGAAAACATGACAAAACTACACTAGAGAGAAACTGTGTGGCTGCCATCCATGTGGGAGAGCCTTTAGTGAATCTTCCAActttagacaacatgagagaatgcACACTGGAGAGAAGACCACAATGTCAtccatgtgggaaagccttcactcactCATTGTTCTGCCTGTAGATGGCATGCAAAAACTCACACTAAAAATCTTACTAATATGGTGAGGTCTTCAGCCACAACTCTAACctttaaatatatgaaagaacCCACATAGGAGTTTAATTCTATATAAATGTAATCCCTGTGTAAATgcctttatttaaatttatccTAAAATGACATGATTATACTACATTTGAAGGAACTCTGGGTATGTAGTTAACTGTAGGATATTTTAGCTGAGCTTCAGCCTTGGTGTGCACAAGAAAAACTTAAAGTAGAAATAACTCCTAAAACATGAAATCAGAGGGGAATGTCTTTATGGAGGAGATGCTAGGGGAACAATTTTTGCTGGGGAAGTTAgtgaaataaacatgaaaaaccCTTTACTTACAGAGCAAAGTTTATAATATATGTGAGGTTTTACTtgtgtaaaatattttctgtgtaaTGAATAAAGGAACATCTTCAATGATTCTGAATTCCTTCATCAGTGTAAAAGTTCTCATATGGAGGAAATGCCAATCCTAAAATCAAAGAGAAAGCCCTCAGCTGTAGCTTTCATCAGGAATATCAGACGGAAGACTTCTAATGAGAAATCTTTACCCACACAATTCAACCATGAATTCAGAATTTTTCCTAAGGATCTATTATTGAAAACTTTAGGGTAAAAATGTACCATTCTCAAGTGATCTGGGAATATTGAAGCAGAATTTTGTAATGAGTATTAAGCAGAGGTATGAATCTTTGTTCAATGGATTAATAATTGCAAATACTTAATGAagtaaatttctgaaaatttattttagtcTATATTTTTTATGCAAGTCTAAACATAATTTTGATTTGGTTTAATCAGAAAATAACTTAGAAAGTTATCTGAAAAACGTAAAACACAAATGCTGTGTCTTAACATATACTGTAAATAAGTATGTTCATGCAAAGATGAGTAGAACATAAACATTACATGGAAGTAATTTCTGGTGATACATAAATTTTCCACTTGAAATGCCATGCTCTCATAACTTAAAgtggaattaaaaatttaaatcttaaACATAAGATTTTCAATCCTGGAGGATTATTGGGGATGAAAAATGCCCACAATCTTGAGTCAATTAGTGGGTCATTTCTTACATTAAACTGTGTTACCAGTGGCTTTTTTCGCAAAATAGAGATATCTCAAGGGATGAGATGGAAGATCATTACAGATATGAGTAGGGCCATATTTTTACCACGCAATGTAACAGACATGCAGTGCATGCACTTATTCACATCTTCACATAACATTGGCTTTTAGTGATCCATTTTGTATGTTTCCAATCTAAATCCCCCTCCGCCTTTGGATTAAATAGTACCAATACAGAAAAACCTGGGAGAAACCAATGGAGAATGCCCATATTGGAAGTAAAACCTTCATGAGGGCTGGCTAGGAAAAGGGCAGGATTTACATGTTCAGTTCTGTTACTtcttcaaataaattaattttcctttcctgccccCCAAATTCATTATAAACCTGAAGTCCAGGAAATGCTAATAGATTGAGCTATGAAATTCAAGGGAGAAGCAAAACACCTCAGGTTGGCTGTAACATATCTGTCTTTGCATGTTTAAGTAGGTAGAGAGTTCATAGCATCTACCTGATCTTTAAGCAAAAATATGACACAAATGTTTAGGAGTCAGTGCCGTAAGTTATCTTTGTAAATTAGTTTATTCTATCTCCCCAAAACATTAAATTAGTTCGCAGATATTTTTGAAGGTCTCCAGTAGACCAGAGCCTGGATTTTTCTGGGGCTGAGTGGTAAAATATGCCAAGTTCCCACCTTCATAGAGTTGATATCGTAGTGGAAGTAATGCAAAGTTAGAGTAAAATGTGTGATATTCAATCTGACTCAGGATTCTGGGAATTGGCTCACTCAAGACCCACAGTTTTCCAGTATTTACAGTCTCCTTGACACCAGCACTGGTAGCACTTATTAGATTGAACTCACCTTCTGATGCACCTGCCTCCAAACTGAACTGATGTATGCTTTCTTACCCATGTCTAATTCCTGTTTTCACATGTTGAGCTTATTCTAGCCACTGTCTTGTTGAGTCTATTTTGTCCCCTCCAAGTCCAAGCATTTTATGACAAAAtggcccatttctttttttctgtgaatacTGGGGCCTATGGAAGCTGAATTGAATTAGCAAAAAATGTGAGGACActatttcatatttattcattgaCCAGCACTCCGGATCATAGACACattggagggaggtggggaggggcaacAAAATCAGCCTCATGGACATGCATTTTTTGGTCCAAGAGCTTCTCAGTCATGTAAGAAAACCTGTCTCTGCCTAAAACAGACTTCTGATTCAGCCAAGGGGTAATAACCCCATTTCTGCTGgatgtttcctcttttaaccaaaAGCTTAGGAAGTAACACAACAAGCATATAGTGAAACTGAAAGTTGGAAACAATGTGGACTCCTTAGAAGCATGGTGAGGAGTTTCCTGATTTTCCTTATTGGCTCCCATTTATCCTGAACAGGAAACTGCAGAAGACTCTATACCCAAATTGCCAACatgcacagaaataaatgactcTTCCATCCTCCATGTGGTGGAACCAGGTGGTGCTCTGATCTGCTGTGTTACTGATTGAGCAGCTATACAGGAACTGATCTATCCTTGGCTGGCAAAGCCAATTCCCCTGCCATGGGAGGGAAGGGGTTCCTGAGTACAGAGCTGAGCTTCCACTCCGCGTGGTATCCATGAGACTCAGCATGGTGGAGCTGATAATCACCCCACTTTCTTGCCACCTGTGTTGTGAGTGAAGCTCCACATCACCTGGCAATGAGTTTGAGGCAGTGTAAAGCAGGGTCAGTCAGCAGTCTTTCCCAACCCATTTCTCCCCCAGGTATCCCATGGACCTGACTGGGATCCAGATTCCAAAACCAATTGTGTCTCCACCCTCACACTGATAATTTTCTAAATGTTAGTCATTAAGAACCCCCCACAAGCTACTCTGTAACAAAAGATATGTATTATTTCAGTGTCAAAAAGGTAAGCAGTCACCATTTTGGCACAGTGAAAGTATCCTCAATACTTAATGACCAAACTAGTATGAGAACATAGAGTATATTACAGTTTTAAGTAAcagaaaaagtaacaaaataatgcAAGAAGTGTTTTTCTTTGCCAAGTTTCAAAGTAATTTTTCTGCAGATATTAAAGTACGATGGATTATGAGAAATATGAGGAACAAAAGCATCTCAAGGAACTATTTCTTTGCAATCACTGTGCTTACATAAACAAATGTTTTTAAGCATTTCCACAGCGAGGTAAGTGGATTTCAGAAAACGTACTCTTGGTGGTGAGGGAGGGGCAACATAGAGGGGCTAAGGTGACTACATGCCCAATGCTTTGTCTTGCCTCTAATCACAGCCTCTCTGCCTTTGGAATTTTACATATGagatttcaatcatttaaaagcaaatcttatttttaaaatagtttaaaaccaCCAATCAGGGAGgcctgtgggaagatggcagagtaggaagcttcAGGAGTCAGACCCTCCACCAGAACATctgctattttgaaactccaaagTCTAGTAGAAcagtgcagcatccagggaaaagcaagaggaagaggctggaaAATTGTAAATAGTGAATTTCACCCTGTGGCCCACCCCACAGCCTTGTGGTCGGCAGCACTGAGGTCCTGAACCTTGGCTCCTGATACAGCTTGCTAATGTCAGAGTGGGATGTAAAAGCCCGGTTCCTCAAAATCTAGGATTGTGTGGTCTGAtaactgatcactgcttttgatcagctactttaGTTTGCTGGGGTCCTAGCTCTGAGGTGGGAATTGTTGAACCCATCTCAGGCAAGATTGGCAGAAAGGTCTTAAAAACAGTACCCTTCCTCAAAACTTTGGAATATAGTTAAAGGTCTGCATTTACTGCATttacaaatcaagaaaacagcttCAAAGAACCATAGATGTTCCTGGGAACCTTGCTGGACCCTTCCTCTTCACCTCCCCAGGTGAATATGGAGTTGGCCAGCATACCCTTTTTGGATCCCTGACCACCGtgcagctgggaaagactgacctaGGAACCCTCTCCAGCTCACCACCACCGGAATTTGCTTTCCAGGAGAAGGTGAGAAAGCAAAAGTGGTATAAGATACAAttgaggggaggcggggcaagatgatATAGGGAGGTCTGGAATTTAATTTGTCCTTTGGAGCAACTAGCATaaagccaggaacaactaatagtctggaacaactgttgggggacatctgtgaccagacaaacaTTGTACACTAGTCTGAAATGAGTGGAATggccgagattgcagcataggaACTGTAAATAAAGAtccccaaactgtggagatggcacccctcccccactggcatggcaggctgagctggaagatttctctgtgggaaaaagaagtattctgctaggaggaagggaaggtagctcaaccaagctccaaatgaggtgttttttgttgttggttttttgtttttttaacagggTAGCCAACCATTTATTGGACAAGGCAAGGTCATTAAAAGAGAGGAAACATATCACAAAAAATGGGTTTAGGTTTGTGTTACAAGCATTGATGCTCACAACAAACATTACTCAATACATCATGGAAACAGGCCCCACACAACCTGGAAGATGCTGTCATGCCCACTCAAAAAGATAAGCCACAATGCTTAGGAAACAATCATTAGAAATTTACAAAGCATAATAACCTCCAATGAGTCCCTCTGCATTTTCATTGGGTGGACCATTAGCCCATACTATTGTACTGGTTGCCtagaaattttcttctattatagAGAAACTTGAACAGTACACACTTCTGAATATCATTGAAATCATAGTTGCAGGCTTAACTAGCTCACATCACATTTTGGACCACCCTAGGTAGTATTAGTACTCATAGTATTGTAAATAAAATTCTATACTCCATCCATTAGCAGTTTTATGATGCATCCACGTCACCTTCAATTCCATGGTACACACAGAAATTCAATGGAGGAAACCTTTTTTAACTGGAAGCTTACCTGGTCCAAGGTGTACCAGCTGCTAGCAAAGCTAGATGCACCTGAAAACTGCAATGCCAATTTTCTGTCAGATAATTTTGAATCATTTTTAGCAGGACCTTCTGGAATGGGCAGGCAAAGATTTAAATACCCATTCCAGAGACTAACCAAAATATTCTGAGTAGTAGTATCTCATGGATGATATCTGTAGTATTTCATGGATGGCTGTTAG
Proteins encoded:
- the LOC119505521 gene encoding zinc finger protein 705A-like isoform X1, translating into MAEILTMRPLESVTFKDLAIDFTCEEWALLDTSQRKLFRDVMLENINHLVSLGYQLCKSDVTSQLEQGEELWRDGLGFLHGQSPGMERDLKKQELISMQHIYRKDTSTILSKQISHTGKDQFKCNDLEENFIHSSTLTQYISTHTGKKLCVSKQFRKALSDRSSFNRHKHIHTRNKSFDCHICGKDFRRSYVLRQHERTHTGEKPYACHICGKAFSQSSKLRQHERIHTGQKPYACHVCGKAFSQSSNLRRHDRTHTGEKPYGCHLCGKTFSQCSTLRKHERTHSGEKTCECHLCGKAFSQYSALRQHKSTLNGEKPYECHACGKDFTNSSHIRKHDKTTLERNCVAAIHVGEPLVNLPTLDNMRECTLERRPQCHPCGKAFTHSLFCL
- the LOC119505521 gene encoding zinc finger protein 705A-like isoform X2 — protein: MAEILTMRPLESVTFKDLAIDFTCEEWALLDTSQRKLFRDVMLENINHLVSLGYQLCKSDVTSQLEQGEELWRDGLGFLHGQSPGMERDLKKQELISMQHIYRKDTSTILSKISHTGKDQFKCNDLEENFIHSSTLTQYISTHTGKKLCVSKQFRKALSDRSSFNRHKHIHTRNKSFDCHICGKDFRRSYVLRQHERTHTGEKPYACHICGKAFSQSSKLRQHERIHTGQKPYACHVCGKAFSQSSNLRRHDRTHTGEKPYGCHLCGKTFSQCSTLRKHERTHSGEKTCECHLCGKAFSQYSALRQHKSTLNGEKPYECHACGKDFTNSSHIRKHDKTTLERNCVAAIHVGEPLVNLPTLDNMRECTLERRPQCHPCGKAFTHSLFCL